CTGGAAAAAGTCGATGGCAAGGCCGAGGAGCTCACCTGGGAGATCTACCGCGACACCCTGATCGAGCAGGCCGAGCAGGGGGTGGACTACTTCACCATCCACGCCGGGGTGCTGCTCCGCTACGTGCCCCTCACCGCCAAGCGGATGACCGGCATCGTCTCACGCGGCGGCTCCATCATGGCGAAATGGTGCCTCGCCCATCATGAGGAGAGCTTCCTCTACACGCACTTCGATGATATCTGCGAGATCATGAAGGCCTACGACGTTTCCTTCTCCCTCGGGGATGGCCTGCGCCCCGGCGCGATCGCGGACGCGAACGATGAGGCCCAGTTCGCCGAGCTCGAAACGCTGGGCGAGCTGACGAAAAAGGCGTGGGCGCACGACTGCCAGGTGATGATCGAGGGCCCCGGCCATGTGCCCATGCACCTCATCAAGGAGAACATGGACAAGCAGCTCGCGATCTGCGACGAGGCGCCCTTCTACACCCTCGGGCCCCTCACGACCGACATCGCCCCCGGCTACGATCACATCACGAGCGCCATCGGCGCCGCCATGATCGGCTGGCTCGGCACGGCGATGCTCTGCTACGTCACGCCGAAGGAGCATCTGGGGCTTCCCAACAAGGAGGACGTGAAGGCGGGCGTCATCACCTACAAGATCGCCGCCCACGCCGCCGACCTCGCCAAGGGACACCCCGGCGCGCAGGCCTGGGACGATGCCATCTCCAAGGCGCGCTTCGATTTCCGGTGGGAGGACCAGTTCAACCTCGCCCTCGATCCCGTCACCGCGCTCGCCTACCACGACGAGACGCTCCCGGCGGATGGGGCGAAGGTGGCG
This DNA window, taken from bacterium, encodes the following:
- the thiC gene encoding phosphomethylpyrimidine synthase ThiC, encoding LEKVDGKAEELTWEIYRDTLIEQAEQGVDYFTIHAGVLLRYVPLTAKRMTGIVSRGGSIMAKWCLAHHEESFLYTHFDDICEIMKAYDVSFSLGDGLRPGAIADANDEAQFAELETLGELTKKAWAHDCQVMIEGPGHVPMHLIKENMDKQLAICDEAPFYTLGPLTTDIAPGYDHITSAIGAAMIGWLGTAMLCYVTPKEHLGLPNKEDVKAGVITYKIAAHAADLAKGHPGAQAWDDAISKARFDFRWEDQFNLALDPVTALAYHDETLPADGAKVAHFCSMCGPKFCSMKITQEVREYAAAQGLEDQAAIEAGLKAKSAEFKEKGAEVYVKEG